From a region of the Geothrix sp. 21YS21S-2 genome:
- a CDS encoding serine/threonine-protein kinase, which translates to MTWSLPHAALAALLSVSAPAWFNFHTAYQDGLDAQKRGDHALAAQAFARAIDLEPRPGRQVKTYGLNFLPAYFPYLRQAESLLALGDLAGAERALALSERLGVEPAAEREALRKRLRPAPQQSASPAPAAVQSQVAATPPVPGPVRIPETPVQEPPAAPKARAQETLPPRPAPRPGPAATPAEAPPRAALPVPSPPARPRWPWGLGGLGLGAMGLGLLFRRRSRPSGDPPTLATDPNLMRTFGPYRPLRLLGDGGCASAYLGVHRGTGDPVALKVPHRHLAQDPQFRARFRREAALGARLHHPRIVPILTPDPAEEDLWIAMTFIEGTTLEAFLRARGALPVPWATAIATHVAEAIAHAHDRNVVHRDLKPANIMLNEAGAWVMDFGVARVLDGTATSSTMFIGTPSYAAPECLANPQVGPEADGYALGLILFEMLTGQQAFGGTSAFQILEAHRTRPLPEMRSLRPEAPEALCALVAALCRKAPGERPGDAAILAVLRDQAPIASWPPPAGVLQG; encoded by the coding sequence ATGACCTGGAGCCTGCCCCACGCGGCGCTGGCGGCCCTGCTCTCGGTCTCGGCCCCGGCCTGGTTCAACTTCCACACCGCCTACCAGGACGGCCTCGATGCCCAGAAGCGGGGTGACCACGCCCTGGCCGCCCAGGCCTTCGCCAGGGCCATCGACCTGGAGCCCAGGCCGGGCCGCCAGGTGAAGACCTATGGCCTGAACTTCCTCCCCGCCTACTTCCCGTACCTCCGCCAGGCGGAATCCCTCCTCGCCCTGGGCGACCTGGCCGGGGCGGAGCGGGCCCTGGCCCTTTCCGAGCGCCTGGGCGTCGAGCCCGCCGCCGAAAGGGAGGCCCTGAGGAAACGGCTCCGCCCGGCCCCCCAGCAGTCGGCCTCCCCCGCTCCGGCGGCGGTCCAGAGCCAGGTTGCCGCCACCCCCCCGGTGCCCGGACCGGTGCGGATCCCAGAGACGCCGGTCCAGGAACCGCCCGCAGCCCCGAAGGCGCGCGCTCAGGAAACCCTGCCGCCCCGCCCCGCCCCAAGGCCCGGGCCCGCGGCCACCCCTGCCGAGGCGCCCCCCCGGGCGGCGCTGCCGGTTCCATCCCCGCCGGCAAGGCCGCGCTGGCCCTGGGGCCTGGGCGGCCTGGGCCTGGGCGCGATGGGCCTGGGCCTCCTCTTCCGGAGGCGATCGCGCCCCTCCGGGGACCCGCCCACCCTCGCGACCGATCCCAACCTGATGCGCACCTTCGGGCCCTACCGTCCCCTGCGCCTCCTGGGCGACGGGGGCTGCGCCTCCGCCTACCTGGGGGTCCACCGCGGGACGGGGGATCCCGTGGCCCTCAAGGTTCCCCACCGGCACCTGGCGCAGGATCCCCAGTTCCGCGCCCGGTTCCGCCGGGAGGCCGCCCTGGGAGCCCGGCTCCACCATCCGCGCATCGTCCCCATCCTCACCCCCGATCCCGCGGAGGAGGACCTCTGGATCGCCATGACCTTCATCGAAGGCACCACGCTGGAGGCGTTCCTCCGGGCCCGGGGCGCCCTCCCCGTGCCCTGGGCCACCGCCATCGCCACCCACGTCGCTGAGGCCATCGCCCATGCCCACGACAGGAACGTCGTGCACCGGGATCTCAAGCCCGCCAACATCATGCTCAACGAGGCCGGGGCCTGGGTCATGGACTTCGGCGTGGCCCGCGTCCTCGACGGCACCGCCACCTCCTCCACCATGTTCATCGGGACCCCTTCGTACGCGGCCCCGGAATGCCTGGCGAATCCCCAGGTGGGGCCGGAGGCCGACGGTTATGCCCTGGGCCTCATCCTCTTCGAGATGCTCACGGGGCAGCAGGCCTTCGGCGGCACCTCGGCCTTCCAGATCCTGGAGGCCCACCGCACCCGGCCGCTGCCCGAGATGCGCAGCCTGCGGCCCGAGGCTCCGGAGGCCCTGTGCGCCCTGGTGGCCGCCCTCTGCCGGAAGGCGCCCGGAGAGAGGCCCGGGGATGCCGCGATCCTGGCCGTCCTGCGGGACCAGGCGCCTATCGCATCATGGCCACCGCCCGCTGGAGTTCTTCAGGGGTGA
- a CDS encoding OmpP1/FadL family transporter, with the protein MRPWFLAGLALGPAVLHAQTPGTSAAPFFLLTQQARTAFTVEGAGARAMGMGGAFTAIADDATAVSYNPAGLAQLVRPEVSAVAQGFTRNLDFKGFAGSVAGVRTAFEDTYNKDRDLALSFASAAVPWKWGGRNLVLLLSYQKVFDFTYRSDVSYLASTNGGTTSQAIGQSVAQNGGVAQYSLALGAEVSSRILLGVAVNRWTGRSGFTSFSQRTTTGVDHIFDSNLSQESTFQGLNATLGLIWRSEWLNLGFTYRTPFRATYVFTNTYTYLDNAIGIPATETSGATTTAINWPETLTWGLGVHLGSRVLITADWSLTPWSRARFKGGSLDGLNWFDLQSRSLTPKATDTKVGVEWLALVRPGLVVPLRAGAFRQPQPLVDPLTGAQRVLEGWTVGVGVKMRNLTVDMALKASHDHRFISRFNTDAPIGGVASTAYGMERLAEYRLYLSCIYQFQTEPVHRAIAWVFG; encoded by the coding sequence ATGAGACCGTGGTTTCTGGCAGGTCTGGCCCTGGGGCCGGCGGTGCTCCACGCCCAGACGCCGGGAACCTCCGCGGCCCCCTTCTTCCTGCTCACCCAGCAGGCACGCACGGCCTTCACGGTGGAAGGCGCCGGTGCCAGGGCCATGGGCATGGGGGGCGCCTTCACGGCCATCGCCGATGACGCCACCGCCGTGTCCTACAACCCCGCGGGCCTGGCCCAGCTGGTCCGGCCCGAGGTTTCCGCCGTGGCGCAGGGCTTCACGCGCAACCTGGATTTCAAGGGGTTCGCGGGCAGCGTGGCCGGAGTGAGGACGGCCTTCGAGGACACCTACAACAAGGACCGGGACCTGGCTCTCAGCTTCGCGTCGGCGGCGGTGCCGTGGAAGTGGGGGGGCCGGAACCTGGTCCTGCTCCTCAGCTACCAGAAGGTCTTCGACTTCACCTACCGCAGCGACGTGTCCTACCTTGCCTCCACCAACGGGGGGACCACGTCGCAGGCCATCGGCCAGAGCGTGGCCCAGAACGGGGGCGTGGCCCAGTACTCCCTGGCCCTGGGCGCGGAGGTGTCCAGCCGCATCCTCCTGGGCGTGGCCGTCAACCGCTGGACGGGGCGTTCCGGGTTCACGTCGTTCTCCCAGCGGACCACCACGGGCGTCGACCACATCTTCGATTCCAATCTGTCCCAGGAGAGCACCTTCCAGGGACTCAACGCCACCCTGGGCCTGATCTGGCGCTCGGAATGGCTGAACCTGGGCTTCACCTACCGGACGCCCTTCCGGGCCACCTACGTCTTCACGAACACCTACACCTACCTGGACAACGCCATCGGCATCCCCGCCACCGAAACCAGCGGCGCCACCACCACGGCCATCAACTGGCCCGAGACGCTCACCTGGGGCCTGGGGGTCCACCTGGGGTCGCGGGTCCTGATAACGGCGGACTGGAGCCTCACGCCCTGGTCCAGGGCCCGGTTCAAGGGGGGCTCCCTGGACGGCCTCAACTGGTTCGACCTCCAGTCCCGGTCCCTGACGCCCAAGGCCACCGACACGAAGGTGGGGGTGGAATGGCTGGCCCTCGTCCGGCCCGGGCTGGTCGTACCCCTCCGGGCCGGCGCCTTCCGGCAACCCCAGCCCCTGGTGGACCCCCTCACCGGCGCCCAGCGGGTGCTGGAGGGCTGGACCGTGGGCGTGGGCGTCAAGATGAGGAACCTCACCGTCGACATGGCCTTGAAGGCCTCCCACGACCACCGCTTCATCTCCAGGTTCAACACGGACGCCCCCATCGGCGGGGTGGCCTCCACAGCCTACGGCATGGAGCGCCTGGCGGAGTACCGCCTCTACCTTTCCTGCATCTACCAGTTCCAGACCGAGCCCGTGCACCGGGCCATCGCCTGGGTCTTCGGATGA
- a CDS encoding S41 family peptidase produces MRPLRLLLLTTAAAALAQAPPLWLRYPAISPDGASVAFSYQGDLYRVPSTGGAATPLTVGGSYSSRPVWSHDGRWIAFASDRSGNLDVYVMPSQGGEARRLTHHSAPDLPFAFTPDDREILFTSQRGHSAQSRQFPGRSFPETWLVSREDGRTRRLTDTTLEQAAYDPAGARILFQDVKGYEDPFRKHHTSAVTRDIWSFQPASGAFTRLTSFKGEDRNPVFGSDGDTFYYLSERSGSFNVFRGSVAHPDRAEAVTRFRTHPVRFLTAARDNTLCFAYDGEVWLQGPGGTPRKLAVTVQVDGRGSLEKVLPVNGAITEMKVSPTGKEIAFVVRGEIFVTSANGKVTRRITSLPGQERSVSFSPDGRSLVYAAERGGSWDVFTKRIVRKEEPTFFASTQLEEKAVAATKADEFQPLFSPDGKEVAYLEERTSIKVTELAGGRTRTLLPEGRNYSYADGDQDFQWSPDGKWIVYACDRGMGWLRDIALVPADGSGPARNLSHSGFGSGDPRFAPGGAMIYWTSSREGSLNAAQQGVTRDVFGLFLTRKAWDRFNLSKEDFALVKEKEDAEEKAKAKDAAKDAKPEPVAIEWDGLDDRKARLSSHSAAMADAEVSRALDRMYYLARFEKGYDLWSVDLRTHESRLVLKVGAERAALEATADGKALYLLADGKLVKIDPETAKREDLPVASELMQDPAAERAYIFNHVWRQVEKKFYVTDLHGVDWAMYREAYRRFLPSVRNNYDFQELLSEMLGELNASHTGARYNPPQVNTPVTASLGLFLEPAGKGLKVAEVLKGGPLDLDASRVRPGHVLKAIDGTPVDSPEDVARLLNRRAGLPTLLGFDDAGVAFDEPVKPLAPARENELLYLRWVERNRAETERLSRGRLGYVHVRSMDDSSMRTVVDEALGRHGAKEALVVDTRFNGGGNIHEQLSDFLSGKKYFDIIPRGLPYGHEPLLKWVKPSIVLMSEGNYSDAHLFPVAYKLKGLGSTVGKPVPGTGTFVWWEPQIDPTLVFGIPQGGWRTPDGRFCENNQLEPDIEVANEPAAMNGGRDQQLEAAVGALLGQLDAKRK; encoded by the coding sequence ATGCGCCCCCTCCGCCTGCTCCTCCTGACCACCGCCGCGGCCGCCCTGGCCCAGGCCCCGCCCCTCTGGCTGCGCTACCCGGCCATCTCCCCCGACGGCGCGTCGGTGGCCTTCTCCTACCAGGGGGACCTCTACCGCGTGCCCTCCACCGGCGGCGCGGCCACCCCGCTCACCGTGGGCGGCTCGTACAGCTCCCGCCCGGTGTGGAGCCACGACGGCAGGTGGATCGCCTTCGCCTCGGACCGCAGCGGCAACCTGGACGTGTACGTCATGCCCAGCCAGGGCGGCGAGGCCCGGCGCCTCACGCACCATTCCGCGCCGGACCTGCCCTTCGCCTTCACCCCGGACGACCGGGAGATCCTCTTCACCAGCCAGCGGGGCCACTCCGCCCAGAGCCGGCAGTTCCCGGGACGGTCCTTCCCGGAGACCTGGCTGGTGTCCCGGGAGGACGGCCGCACCCGGCGCCTCACCGACACCACCCTCGAGCAGGCCGCCTACGATCCCGCAGGCGCCCGCATCCTGTTCCAGGACGTGAAGGGCTACGAGGACCCCTTCCGCAAGCACCACACCTCCGCCGTCACCCGGGACATCTGGAGCTTCCAGCCCGCCTCCGGCGCGTTCACCCGCCTCACGTCCTTCAAGGGCGAGGACCGCAACCCGGTCTTCGGCTCCGATGGGGACACCTTCTACTACCTCAGCGAGCGCAGCGGTTCCTTCAACGTCTTCCGCGGCTCCGTGGCCCACCCGGACCGGGCCGAGGCCGTGACCCGCTTCAGGACGCACCCGGTGCGCTTCCTCACCGCGGCCCGGGACAACACGCTCTGCTTCGCCTACGACGGGGAGGTCTGGCTCCAGGGCCCGGGGGGGACGCCCCGCAAGCTGGCGGTGACGGTCCAGGTGGACGGCAGGGGCTCCCTGGAGAAGGTGCTGCCCGTGAACGGGGCCATCACCGAGATGAAGGTCTCGCCCACCGGCAAGGAGATCGCCTTCGTGGTGCGCGGGGAGATCTTCGTCACCAGCGCCAACGGCAAGGTCACGCGCCGGATCACCAGCCTTCCCGGCCAGGAGCGCAGCGTCAGCTTCAGTCCCGACGGGCGCTCCCTGGTCTACGCCGCCGAGCGCGGCGGGAGCTGGGACGTCTTCACCAAGCGCATCGTCCGCAAGGAGGAGCCCACCTTCTTCGCCTCCACCCAGCTGGAGGAGAAGGCCGTGGCCGCCACCAAGGCCGACGAGTTCCAGCCCCTGTTCTCGCCGGACGGCAAGGAGGTGGCCTACCTGGAGGAGCGCACCTCCATCAAGGTCACGGAACTGGCCGGCGGCAGGACCCGCACCCTCCTGCCCGAGGGCCGCAACTACTCCTACGCCGACGGGGACCAGGACTTCCAGTGGTCGCCCGACGGCAAGTGGATCGTCTATGCCTGCGACCGGGGCATGGGCTGGCTGCGCGACATCGCCCTGGTGCCCGCCGACGGCTCCGGGCCCGCCCGCAACCTCTCCCACAGCGGCTTCGGCAGCGGCGACCCGCGCTTCGCCCCCGGGGGCGCGATGATCTACTGGACCTCCTCCCGGGAAGGCAGCCTGAACGCCGCCCAGCAGGGCGTCACCCGGGACGTCTTCGGGCTCTTCCTCACCCGCAAGGCCTGGGACCGGTTCAACCTCTCCAAGGAGGACTTCGCCCTGGTGAAGGAGAAGGAGGACGCCGAAGAGAAGGCCAAGGCCAAGGATGCGGCCAAGGACGCGAAGCCCGAACCCGTGGCCATCGAGTGGGACGGCCTGGACGACCGGAAGGCCCGGCTCTCCAGCCACAGCGCGGCCATGGCCGACGCCGAGGTCTCGCGGGCCCTGGACAGGATGTACTACCTGGCGCGGTTCGAGAAGGGCTACGACCTCTGGTCCGTCGACCTCCGCACCCACGAGAGCCGGCTCGTCCTCAAGGTGGGAGCTGAGCGCGCGGCCCTGGAGGCCACGGCCGACGGCAAGGCGCTGTACCTCCTGGCCGACGGGAAGCTGGTGAAGATCGACCCTGAGACCGCCAAGCGCGAGGACCTGCCCGTGGCCTCCGAGCTCATGCAGGACCCCGCCGCCGAGCGCGCCTACATCTTCAACCACGTGTGGCGCCAGGTGGAGAAGAAGTTCTACGTCACCGACCTCCACGGCGTGGACTGGGCGATGTACCGCGAGGCCTACCGCCGCTTCCTGCCTTCCGTTCGCAACAACTACGACTTCCAGGAACTGCTCAGCGAGATGCTGGGCGAACTCAACGCCTCCCACACCGGGGCCCGCTACAACCCGCCCCAGGTGAACACCCCCGTCACGGCCTCCCTGGGCCTGTTCCTGGAGCCCGCCGGCAAGGGGCTGAAGGTGGCCGAGGTCCTGAAGGGCGGCCCCCTGGACCTGGACGCCAGCAGGGTGCGGCCCGGCCACGTGCTCAAGGCCATCGACGGCACCCCCGTGGACAGCCCGGAGGACGTCGCGCGCCTCCTGAACCGCCGCGCGGGCCTGCCGACCCTGCTCGGCTTCGACGACGCGGGCGTTGCCTTCGACGAACCCGTGAAGCCCCTGGCCCCCGCCCGCGAGAACGAACTGCTCTACCTCCGCTGGGTGGAGCGGAACCGCGCCGAGACCGAACGCCTCTCCAGGGGCCGCCTGGGCTACGTGCACGTGCGGAGCATGGACGACTCCAGCATGCGCACCGTGGTGGACGAAGCCCTGGGGCGCCACGGCGCCAAGGAGGCCCTGGTGGTGGACACCCGCTTCAACGGCGGCGGCAACATCCACGAGCAGCTCTCGGACTTCCTGAGCGGAAAGAAGTACTTCGACATCATCCCCCGCGGCCTCCCCTACGGCCACGAGCCCCTGCTCAAGTGGGTCAAGCCCTCCATCGTCCTCATGAGCGAAGGCAACTACTCCGACGCCCACCTCTTCCCCGTGGCCTACAAGCTCAAGGGCCTGGGCAGCACCGTCGGCAAGCCCGTGCCCGGCACCGGCACCTTCGTGTGGTGGGAGCCCCAGATCGACCCCACCCTGGTCTTCGGCATCCCCCAGGGCGGCTGGCGCACCCCCGACGGCAGGTTCTGCGAGAACAACCAGCTGGAACCCGACATCGAGGTGGCCAACGAGCCTGCCGCCATGAACGGCGGCCGGGACCAGCAGCTGGAGGCCGCCGTGGGCGCCCTGCTGGGCCAGCTGGACGCGAAGCGGAAGTAG
- a CDS encoding M20/M25/M40 family metallo-hydrolase: protein MNGLGLLPLIALLTPGLAQEPIDASLNARIRAEALDRSQVMATLHPITDVFSPRLTGSPTYKAAADWAVGRFQEWGLDAKLESWQFGHPGWANERCSAHVEAPYKAHLGVEVVSWTPSTRGAVRGDAYLLRVPEEPTQAELTALFDASRKAVRGRVVLAGAPKDLPALNPSPRPPRLADDALARRFDPAAPEQGPRTPAPRRAGALPPREAEAQLDAFLVASGALARVNDAGLRNGQVRAFQNRAYDTAKAVPTLVMRHEDYGRMCRVLADGPRVELALDIANRAYKGGMGYNVIADLPGSSRPGEVILLGAHLDAWHTATGATDNGASAAVMMEVARIVKALGVRPARTLRFALWDGEEHGLLGSMAYVAAHYGSAEAPKPEFGQLVAYVNMDGGAGQVRGLTMFGPAQGSQVLRELLAPFQDLGVRGASATRNRPPKSLTGPSTDMSSFTASGLPAIGVVQDGLEYFEYTWHTAIDTLDRVPPEDVKRTAAVLASVAIHLAQRPERLPFFTKETLPPAPVQR from the coding sequence ATGAATGGTCTGGGCCTACTTCCCCTCATCGCCCTGCTGACGCCGGGCCTGGCCCAGGAGCCTATCGACGCCAGCCTGAACGCCCGCATTCGCGCGGAGGCGCTGGACCGGTCCCAGGTCATGGCCACGCTCCATCCCATCACCGACGTGTTCAGCCCGCGCCTCACCGGGTCCCCCACCTACAAGGCCGCCGCGGACTGGGCCGTGGGCCGGTTCCAGGAATGGGGCCTGGACGCCAAGCTCGAATCCTGGCAGTTCGGCCACCCGGGCTGGGCCAACGAGCGCTGCTCGGCCCACGTGGAAGCGCCCTACAAGGCCCACCTGGGCGTGGAGGTGGTGAGCTGGACCCCCTCCACCCGCGGCGCCGTGAGGGGCGACGCCTACCTGCTCAGGGTTCCCGAGGAGCCCACCCAGGCCGAGCTCACGGCCCTCTTCGACGCGAGCCGCAAGGCGGTGCGCGGACGCGTGGTGCTGGCGGGGGCGCCGAAGGACCTGCCGGCCCTGAATCCGTCCCCGCGCCCCCCGCGCCTGGCCGACGATGCCCTGGCCCGGCGTTTCGATCCCGCGGCTCCGGAGCAGGGACCGCGGACCCCGGCGCCCCGGCGCGCCGGCGCGCTGCCGCCCCGGGAGGCCGAGGCCCAGCTGGACGCCTTCCTGGTGGCGTCCGGCGCCCTGGCGCGCGTGAACGACGCGGGCCTGCGCAACGGACAGGTGCGCGCCTTCCAGAACCGGGCCTACGACACCGCCAAGGCCGTGCCGACCCTCGTCATGCGCCACGAGGACTACGGGCGCATGTGCCGGGTGCTGGCGGACGGGCCCCGGGTGGAGCTGGCCCTGGACATCGCGAACCGGGCGTACAAGGGCGGCATGGGCTACAACGTCATCGCCGACCTTCCCGGATCCTCCAGGCCCGGCGAGGTGATCCTGCTGGGGGCGCACCTGGACGCCTGGCACACCGCCACCGGCGCCACGGACAACGGCGCCAGCGCCGCCGTGATGATGGAGGTGGCCCGCATCGTCAAGGCCCTGGGAGTCCGTCCCGCCCGCACCCTCCGCTTCGCCCTGTGGGACGGGGAGGAGCACGGCCTCCTGGGTTCCATGGCCTACGTGGCGGCCCACTACGGCAGCGCCGAGGCCCCCAAGCCGGAGTTCGGCCAGCTCGTGGCCTACGTCAACATGGACGGCGGCGCGGGGCAGGTCCGGGGGCTCACGATGTTCGGCCCCGCCCAGGGGTCCCAGGTGCTGCGCGAGCTTCTGGCGCCCTTCCAGGACCTGGGCGTGCGGGGCGCCTCGGCCACCCGGAACCGTCCCCCCAAGTCCCTCACGGGCCCCTCCACCGACATGAGCTCGTTCACCGCCTCGGGCCTGCCCGCCATCGGCGTGGTGCAGGACGGGCTGGAGTACTTCGAGTACACCTGGCACACCGCCATCGACACCCTCGACCGGGTGCCCCCCGAGGACGTCAAGCGCACCGCCGCCGTGCTGGCCTCCGTGGCCATCCACCTGGCGCAGCGCCCGGAGCGGCTGCCCTTCTTCACCAAGGAGACGCTGCCCCCGGCGCCCGTGCAAAGGTAG
- a CDS encoding DUF5666 domain-containing protein produces MTFPSRLLIALLPLVLGCASSSRGTHTLPPSTGLVSVCMTSTGTQDWVEIDVKIVSVTLTPQGGGAPVALLAPQTGPLPVNLALLGRATQLIGSLAAPVGTYTGATVTLASASGDVVLNVSSTPSPQFPQAAQTAVPQLWISGANGAKTLALAVPFAAPLVVTTDRNVVLDLEWDTARPGFLTGAAVPRLASVYWTVNFENSLRQRVVADPAGLDLLPLRGSVYKVDASRKSFQMSPTFRAGVFNAGFLPQLVGVTVDAAGGAYFFDVDDGTRKVIKDLSAVGDALPGRPVSVRGTLQQDGTLLATRIWAGTGTFLGTQIQGRVVRVDPGRALAAFDGDALNGWTAGSGGVVTEETLFMAPAPEAGPGFLSAGNLALGFTAIPVFRFPLHGAVTLLSVDIVSPDFKGTVTAVDGNQVTLSCPTGTDAAALVPVLPFAGPAGGSGGAGTIQQGFSWWEAGAPDRIQAGAASFAGAAAAVVDFGGTVGAMRALATVHAVWGNAANPAGWSAQWAVLETLPLPAGTVAEAYASSGFGLMLPGGANTVTVDMDASTVCYRADLPATDWYGGNPYPVLTEVSPATALLKGAAVKVFGIPAADGHLKARAVFQCVYHSF; encoded by the coding sequence ATGACCTTCCCTTCCCGTCTCCTGATCGCCCTCCTTCCCCTCGTCCTGGGCTGCGCATCGTCCTCCCGGGGAACCCACACGCTTCCTCCCTCCACGGGCCTGGTCTCGGTCTGCATGACCAGCACCGGCACGCAGGACTGGGTGGAGATCGACGTGAAGATCGTCAGCGTGACCCTGACCCCCCAGGGGGGCGGCGCCCCCGTGGCCCTGCTCGCGCCCCAGACCGGGCCGCTTCCGGTCAATCTCGCGCTGCTGGGCCGTGCCACCCAGCTGATCGGGAGCCTGGCGGCGCCGGTGGGCACCTACACGGGCGCCACCGTCACCCTGGCCTCGGCCAGCGGCGATGTCGTCCTGAACGTGTCCTCCACGCCCTCCCCGCAGTTCCCGCAGGCCGCCCAGACTGCTGTCCCGCAGCTCTGGATCTCCGGCGCGAACGGCGCGAAGACCCTCGCCCTGGCGGTTCCTTTCGCGGCTCCCCTCGTGGTCACCACCGACCGGAATGTCGTGCTGGACCTGGAGTGGGACACCGCCCGGCCGGGTTTCCTGACCGGCGCGGCGGTGCCGAGGCTGGCCTCCGTCTACTGGACGGTGAATTTCGAGAACAGCCTGCGCCAGCGCGTGGTCGCGGACCCGGCCGGGCTGGACCTCCTTCCCCTGCGGGGCTCGGTCTACAAGGTCGACGCCTCCAGGAAGTCCTTCCAGATGTCGCCCACCTTCAGGGCGGGCGTGTTCAATGCCGGCTTCCTGCCCCAGCTCGTGGGGGTCACCGTGGATGCGGCGGGCGGGGCCTACTTCTTCGACGTGGATGACGGGACCCGCAAGGTGATCAAGGACCTCTCCGCGGTCGGGGACGCGCTGCCCGGAAGGCCGGTTTCGGTGCGCGGGACGCTGCAGCAGGACGGGACGCTCCTGGCCACCCGCATCTGGGCCGGCACGGGCACCTTCCTCGGCACCCAGATCCAGGGGCGCGTGGTCCGCGTCGATCCCGGCCGGGCCCTGGCGGCCTTCGACGGGGACGCCCTCAACGGCTGGACCGCCGGATCCGGCGGCGTCGTCACCGAGGAGACCCTCTTCATGGCCCCGGCCCCCGAGGCGGGACCGGGCTTCCTGTCCGCAGGCAACCTCGCGCTGGGCTTCACCGCGATCCCGGTATTCCGCTTCCCCCTCCACGGCGCGGTCACGCTCCTGTCCGTGGACATCGTCTCCCCGGACTTCAAGGGCACGGTCACGGCCGTGGACGGGAACCAGGTGACCCTGTCCTGTCCCACGGGCACGGACGCCGCGGCCCTGGTCCCGGTCCTGCCCTTCGCCGGGCCCGCGGGAGGGAGCGGTGGGGCTGGCACCATCCAGCAGGGCTTCTCCTGGTGGGAGGCCGGCGCCCCGGACAGGATCCAGGCCGGGGCGGCGTCCTTCGCCGGGGCCGCGGCCGCGGTGGTGGACTTCGGTGGAACCGTGGGGGCCATGCGGGCCCTGGCCACGGTCCACGCCGTGTGGGGGAACGCCGCCAATCCCGCGGGATGGAGCGCCCAGTGGGCGGTCCTGGAGACCCTGCCCCTTCCGGCCGGCACCGTGGCCGAAGCGTATGCGTCCTCGGGCTTCGGGCTGATGCTTCCCGGAGGTGCCAACACCGTCACCGTGGACATGGACGCCTCGACGGTCTGCTACCGGGCCGACCTGCCCGCGACGGACTGGTACGGGGGAAACCCCTATCCGGTGCTGACCGAGGTGAGCCCCGCCACGGCCCTCCTGAAGGGCGCGGCGGTGAAGGTCTTCGGGATTCCCGCGGCCGATGGGCACCTCAAGGCCCGTGCGGTGTTCCAGTGCGTCTATCATTCCTTCTGA
- a CDS encoding PLP-dependent aminotransferase family protein: MAKGTELELRLDPQSRGPLYLQVAGAVVQAIARERLRPGMSLPGVRELSARLGVTVNTILAGLRELQAQGWLTSQERAGFFVAASLPVDGRAGAPGARVPPGFDLPDNLDPVTSAAGVVMDLSEACADARLAPFRELGRAYQRGLRLKGPQLMGSRDPMGLLRLREALATHLGSRRSLQADPGRILILRSSSMAVTLAAQALVGGRGGTVAVEDPGDPAVWESLRQACTAQLRGLPVDASGLRVEALEDLLREGPLKLLVLTPGCHFPTGARLEDARRVAILELSRRGRFPILELDPEGDHLDAREPLAALDPGQVLHFGSLSRIFAPGLGVGYLVVPDSMAALLARARQRIDWQGDPATEWALSELFLDGEMERQILRVRRAGVERAEAAQDALGHALGDRLRWVRGAMALWLEGRGPLEEPAAFSAWVKGCQSQGLKLRQGRYYDFAGKDLAATRLGFTAFTPEELQRAVAMMR, translated from the coding sequence GTGGCGAAGGGAACCGAGCTTGAACTCAGGCTGGACCCGCAGTCGCGCGGCCCGCTCTACCTCCAGGTCGCGGGCGCCGTGGTGCAGGCCATCGCCCGGGAGCGGCTGCGGCCCGGCATGTCCCTGCCGGGGGTGAGGGAGCTTTCCGCCCGGCTCGGGGTGACCGTCAACACCATCCTGGCCGGTCTGCGGGAACTCCAGGCCCAGGGCTGGCTCACCTCCCAGGAGCGGGCGGGTTTCTTCGTGGCCGCCTCGCTTCCCGTGGATGGCCGCGCGGGCGCCCCGGGCGCCAGGGTCCCGCCCGGGTTCGATCTGCCGGACAACCTGGACCCTGTCACCAGTGCCGCGGGCGTGGTCATGGACCTCTCGGAGGCCTGCGCCGACGCCCGCCTCGCCCCCTTCCGGGAACTGGGGCGCGCCTACCAGCGGGGACTGCGCCTCAAGGGGCCGCAGCTGATGGGGTCGAGGGACCCCATGGGCCTCCTGCGTCTCCGGGAGGCCCTCGCCACCCACCTGGGCAGCCGGAGGTCGCTCCAGGCGGACCCGGGGCGGATCCTGATCCTGCGAAGCTCATCCATGGCCGTGACGCTCGCGGCCCAGGCCCTGGTGGGAGGCCGGGGCGGCACCGTCGCGGTCGAGGACCCGGGGGATCCGGCCGTTTGGGAGAGCCTGCGCCAGGCCTGCACGGCCCAGCTGCGGGGCCTTCCGGTGGATGCAAGCGGCCTGCGGGTGGAGGCCCTGGAGGACCTCCTCCGGGAAGGTCCCCTGAAGCTCCTGGTGCTGACCCCCGGATGCCATTTCCCCACCGGGGCGCGGCTGGAGGACGCCCGCCGCGTCGCGATCCTCGAGCTGTCCCGGCGGGGGCGCTTTCCCATCCTCGAACTGGATCCCGAGGGCGACCACCTCGACGCCCGGGAACCGCTGGCGGCCCTGGACCCCGGACAGGTTCTCCACTTCGGCAGCCTCTCCCGGATTTTCGCACCGGGCCTGGGCGTGGGCTATCTGGTGGTGCCGGACTCCATGGCGGCCCTCCTGGCCCGGGCCCGGCAGCGCATCGACTGGCAGGGGGATCCGGCCACGGAATGGGCGCTGTCCGAGCTCTTCCTGGACGGCGAGATGGAGCGCCAGATCCTCCGGGTGCGCAGGGCGGGAGTCGAGCGCGCCGAAGCCGCCCAGGACGCCCTGGGCCATGCCCTCGGGGACCGGCTCCGGTGGGTTCGCGGCGCCATGGCCCTGTGGCTGGAGGGCCGGGGCCCGCTGGAAGAGCCGGCCGCGTTCAGCGCCTGGGTCAAGGGCTGCCAGTCTCAGGGGCTCAAGCTCCGGCAGGGCCGGTACTACGACTTCGCGGGAAAGGACCTCGCCGCCACGCGCCTGGGCTTCACGGCCTTCACCCCTGAAGAACTCCAGCGGGCGGTGGCCATGATGCGATAG